The Numenius arquata chromosome 11, bNumArq3.hap1.1, whole genome shotgun sequence genomic interval aaacaaacgcGAGCAGGAAGCAGAAGTTGTTTCACAAGAGAATTAGCGGAATCATTGAGATATATTATCAGTgaccaaaaccagaagaaaaattccTTAGCCTAAGAGACAAACCAACTCATATTTAGggcttttattttatattttgctagTGCTGGGTGAccgggagaggaggaaggggagcagCAGTGTTTTGATCAGGAGCAGACCCTGGCCAAGCCCAACGTATGTTGTTGCAGGCTATGGTTTACATTAGAAAAGGCTCTAATATTGTGCTATGGCTTCTAAGTGTGTTTTGATGATGATGTTTATTTTCAACTGTGCAAATGGCACGAAACATGGGCAGggtattataaaagaaaaaagaaaaaaaaaaggctgtttggcTCCAAGAACAACATCCACCAGTGCTGCCGAGCCCTTGTCAGAGGGACAGCTGATGCTCTCCTCTCTGCCCCCATAACGTGCTACCACCCCCTGTGGCTTTGGCATCCTACGtcatggctgctgctgccacgCTCCTCGGTCCTTTAATGATGATGAGGGTTGCATAAGCAGGAACCCATGCagatttgctgttttcttctcccctgGCTCCAGCTTCCAGAGAGAGAATTGTGGTGTGTTCAAAAACCTCCGAATTCCTCCCGAACTAAACTCCATCCCTGTAATCTGTTCGAGGTCTTGCCGCAGCGGTTGCCGCTAGAAAATTGGCTTCTACCCACAGGGTCCGTGCGGCTGGAGGCAGGGAAGTGGTGGGCTCACAGTGGGGAAAATGAGGCCCTGGAATGGGAAAATGTGATTttgggggctggcggggaggaTGCAGGTCCTGGCGCTGCCTGGCAGAagtgctgcctgcctgctgtgTGCCAGCAGGGGAGATGGTCCCGGGAGATATCCGTGGAGGATAAGACACCAGGGGAGCAAAGACCATTTGTGGCAGGGAGAAGACTGGGACAGGAGTGTGATCCATCCCCAGGCCAAAGGCATGATGGCCAGGACCTCTTGGAGGCTCTCAAAGTCAATGGAGAGGTGTtcacctccagccccatcccctgCCAGACTTGGGACCGGCGATGCCTCcagcctccttccttccctgcggAATGCCTGGCAGCCCCCTCCTCTcagcctttttccccccttctagaCAAAATAACAAGCTCTCTCCGTTCCTGGGACTGCTCCCTTCTTTTCCAGACTTGCCTAGGCTCTTTCATCGTGCcaataaaaaagtaaatgcatCACACGTTGGACGGGGAGAGCGGAAACCCTTAAACATCTAAGAGGCGAGAGCGACGCGCTGTGTTTTCTCGAGGCCGGGCTGGGCTCCCCGATGCCCTGTTAGGTCAAATGTCTTGCTCTGAAGAAGGAGAGAAGGGACTTATTAAAAACCTttcatatttcttatttttaaggtCCCGTTTCGGCAGGCCGGAGGCCGAGGCGTGAGCGGGGCTGCCGAGGGGGAAGGGCACGGAGCCGGCAGCAGCGTGCAAACAGATTGTGCAATATTTGCCTTGCACAGAGCTCCCATTGTAAAGCCTGGGAGTTCTGCTTTCAATAATTCCCCTGCCATAATGCCCCATTGATGGTGAGAGAAAGGCAGTATTGAGGGCTGAAGGTGCTCCGGCCCCGGGAagggttaaaaaataaagaaaaaaggggggaaaaaaaaaagaaaaaaagatatgaagCTTAGTTTTAAACTTTGCTGTGTGGCCCTCGTGGCAGATCGCAGCCGCTGAGAAATATGTGGAGCCTGTTTGCATAACCCCGCTTGCAGCGAGCGCTTTCAGAGCCAAAATGCAAGTGCGGCCggagctggggggtggtggggagaaaaaagcaggaaGGGCTGTGATTATTTTCATTCTTGCCCCAGGCcacataaaattaattaaaaaaaaaaaagaaaaaaaaaaaagaaaaaaaaaagaagtaatattcAAATATTTGGTTAGAGAACCAGCTGTGCAAATGTGAGGAGCTGTGCCAGCTGCAGGGACATGGAGGGACCTGGCGCCGGCGCTGGTCAGGGTTTGCTGCCTCGCAGATCGTGTCACTGGGCTAAAAAGTACCAAAATAGAGAATATTGGGCTTTGGCTGATGGCTTTACCCTGGCTGCTTCGTGATTTCTCAACGTGGGGGGCTTGGTCCCAGCTGGAAGGGGTCTTCAGGCACATGGATGTGTGGGGGTGGGGCGCGGGTGGGTGATGCTGTGGGTTGGGGAAGCTCAGttggggtgcaggtgggtgatGCCGTGGGTTGGGGAAGCTCGGTTGGGGTGCGGGTGGGTGATGCTGTGGGTTGGGGAAGCTCGGttggggtgcaggtgggtgatGCTCTGCCCATGGAGCCACTGCCAGCCCCGCAGCCAGCACCCAGCTCACCCAGTGGGGCTCCCCATCACCTTGGACTGGTAAAACTACGGCGGATCAGGCTGGGAGGGCGATTCAGTGTCTGTTGTCACAGCGGCTGATGTGACGGGGAGGAACGGGGCTGTCCTCGCCCGGGCAGATGCAGGACTgaagcaggcaggggctgccggcTGGCTCAGCATCCACGGCCAGGCCGGCTGCCAGGGGAAACCTCCCCGTTGTGCAACGTGCCGGAGCTCTTCAAGGAAGCTCCTGGCTCTTGAGACATCTTTGAGCAAGGCTGAACGAGCGACTGCCTTGAATTAAGAGCGGTCGAGGGGGGGTGGCTGCAGGCCCTGAGTACTTTTTCCGTCCCTTGGAGCTTGTGATGCATTAATCACCCCCAGAGCAGCCTCCCAGCCGGCTGAAATCGTTCTGACCCTGAAACTCCAGAGCTgtcatttcttcctctccctcctcctcctcctcctgttcctccctcccagctgctCCCACATCCTGCCTCCCCTTCAGAAGATTTCAGTAGGGCTGGTTTGAGGGTCCCATTGCACTCCATTGCTTCCAGGGTCTAGAGCAGTTTCCCCGTACCCCTCGCTGCTTTTCACCCTTTTATAATTTCTTGGAGGAGAACCCAGGCTGtgcatcccccttccccaggaggTATCCGTGTGCTGCTGGGACCCAGCCAGCTGTCCCCGAACCGTCAGAGCAGGGTCACTGCCAAGAAATTCAGTATTTATTCACCCTTCAGCTCTTGGAAAAGCTCCCTGAGCTGAGTTAAGCCCGCTGTTTCCTCCCCAGACCTGGGGCCAGTTTGGACCTACCACTGATTTCTCTGAGCCGGGTGCCCCGGCCGGGCACAGAAGGTCCCCTCCCCGTGCCAGTGTGTGCCCACgtccctgctgctggctccttccctcctttcaaccctctgagctctggcCATTGACAGCAAATGAAATTCAGGGTGACTGTCCCAGGCTGTGCTTCCTCTGCTGAAGGCGTGAGCAGGATGCGACCCACCACGTGGCTGCAGAAGCCACTGCAGCAGCAAATCCATCCGGGAAGTGCTCGGCACTGCTCTTCCTCCTTGAGGGTGGGCTCCAGGACATTccttctgctgcctccctcccgcACCTCCCTCCCCACTCAGTCCACAGACCCCAAACAAGACACAGTTTATCAGTGGTCTGTGCTGCCTTAAACACAGTTTCTCTGCCACATCTCAGCCCCAAcatctccattttcttctttgatcTGTAATATTCACCCACACCaactattatttattatttggaaAGAGCTGTGGTTATAATCCCTGATGATAACTCTGTCTCCGGTCTGAGGTGTGCATGGAGCCGTGTGTAGGGGGCCGCAGGTCGGGATGCTCGGGGAGTCCCGCAGCCCCAGGCAGCTCAAGGGGGGCACAGAAGGGTCTCCCCAGGATGCAGAGGTCCACTGGGAACAGTGGAGGAGCACACAGGACCCAGGAGCCAAGGGTCCCAAACCACCCTCTACCTCTATTCCCCTTCAGTCAGGTCCAGATTTTTCCAAGAGGAGGGAGTTGTTCAAAACTAAAGATGTTGGGAGAGGGAGAGGTGCAGGAGGCAGATGAGTGGTGGGAAGGagtgaggggaagggagaagaggagcaggCGGAGGAAATGAGTGATGAACCCCTGGGGATTAATCAAACCTTGCTGAAGGGCTCAACCCAGCCCTGCCATACTCCTTCGAGCGAGCAGGGGTTTCCATGAGCAGAGAGAGGCACAGAAAAACATCTATCCATCCCTGCCTCCCACTCCTgtccccccacacacctccctgcACTCCTGCAAACCCCATGATGGGGTCTATGCCTTTCCCTGTCCTCTCTGCCTGTGTCTAAAGCCAAGAGGGTCTCTGCCTGTGTCTGAAACCCACCCTCCCTTTGCCTTTCCCGGGATtcacccccatccctgggagtggaGAGCCTTGttctccctcctgcccactcTTCTGCAGTGCCTAGGGGCAGGCTGgcatggggtggtggggagatgtgaggggcagggggatggaggcATCAGGGGAAGGACAGAGATTGTGGGGGGGAGCCCAGAGAGGGCATCAAGGCATGAAGCATCAAGGCACCGACCGGGCCCCTTATCCCAGTACCCCCAGCTCAGACCGGTACCCCATGCACTGGCAGAAGTCTCTGATTCACATCAAACCTTGCTCCTGGCTGGTACAAATGgcccctccctgcctcagtttccccacctggaAAATGggtgcagcagcacccaccccacTCTGTTGTGCTCTGCATGCCCCTGGGGTGGTTTTATTCAACACTAGGAGTGTCCCAACAAGTTTTTGCAGCTTCCCCCTTACCCGGGATTTATTTGGATGGTGATTCTGGCTGCGCGGGCAGCTGGCCCCAGCAATCCCTCTCAGGAgcccagctctccctgctgccctccccagctGGATGCTGTGGGGGCTCCAGCTAAGCATCCCACTGGGGCCCTGGCCCACGTGTCACACGTCTCAGGGCAAGCGGGGTCGGAATTGTTGGCAGCTCAGGGAACACCACGCTTAGGACCCTGCACGCTCTGGGGCTTCCCAGCTTTTTCCTGGAGCCACTGAGCTGGGAGGGGCTGAGCTTTGCGGCTCCCCATAAACCTGGCGGCTTAGCCCACGTCCAGGGCAGATGTTGGGACTCTCTGCCTGGGAGCAGACCGGAGGCTGGGAAAAGGAGAGGGCGGCTCTTCCCTGTAGGGTGAAGAAGAGAGCTCAGCACCCCTGGGCTTGAACTTTAGCACCCTCTTCTGcaggattttaaagaaaaggatcATCGTATCCCGAGCGAGCCGTCCCGGACATCCAGACAGGCACAGGGCTGGAGCGGAGGAGAAGGCAACTACTTTCTCCAGCGAGGTTTTTATGGGGTTCTTTATAAAGAAATAGCACCGGTGAGAAAACACCAAGAAGCCAGGGAGTGTTTCCAGTGCTCGGGACGCCTGGTGAGCAGCTCCGGGGCTGCCGTTAATCACTGCGAGGAGCCCGTCCTGCCGTGCAGATGTGTTTGATTGGAGCGGCGCGAGGGTTATTTTCTTTTGACTGAAGGCAACCCAGCCCCGGCGGATTAAGCCCTTTGTGTGCGCGCGAGTGTGCCTTCATGGGAGCTGCTCCCGCAAAACTGGCTGCAGGGGTTTCGGGGACCATCCCCTAGGTCGGGGGACTCTCCCGGAGGAGGGGGAGACCTCCTGCTTCCGTGTCTCTGAGATGATGCCGGGACAGTAGCTCCCTTCGCAGGCAGCGCAGCGTGCTCCGGGATGGCCGTCTATGCCCTCACGGGCTTCTCGCTCGTCAGCCTGCTCAGCTTCGGCTATTTATCCTGGGACTGGATGAAGCCCAGTTTGGTGGCCGACGTGGCCACGGACCCCATGGAGAAATCGCTGCCTCCCACCTTCTCCAGGCCACCCCACATCATCTTCATTCTGACGGATGACCAGGGCTACCACGACGTCGGGTATCACGGCTCAGATATCCAGACGCCAACGCTGGACAGGCTGGCAGCCGAGGGTGTTAAGCTGGAGAACTACTACATCCAGCCCATCTGCACCCCGTCCCGGAGCCAGCTGATAACCGGCAGGTAAGCTAGTGCCTGCTTACATCCCACTTGTGTCCCCCTCTCTGTCCCTTCCTTAACTCTGTCCCCAGGTCGTGGTTAGACAGATGCCCCAGTGTATTCACAGATGATGGAGATCCTCCAGAGAAAGAGGTCTTGCTGGCCTTCTCTAGAAGGCTCCCTGGGTAAACGGTTGATTTTTCACATGGGATGAATAGCGGCACATGGCAAGGCCAAAAATACGGATGCTACTGGGTAGCGACATCACTTTGGGAGAGGGTGGTCTCTGGTCatgaggtcacagaatcacagaatatttttggttggatgggacctttgagatcatcgatcCTTTGGTGCTGGGCAAGGAGCTGTGTCCCCAGAGCAGTCCTGTGCTGTTCTCACACTGGCCCTTGGGGGAAAtttgctgctgggctgtggggtcAAGCAATCGTTCTGTCCTCCATCTATGAGTTCTTTGGACCATGCTTTTCCTGCTTGCACGTTCAGCACTGCACTGGCCAGGGCAGGCTGGATGCTGGTCCATCACCCTCTCCCACGGCAGCATGGTCAGGTCTCATCCTGGGCCCTTCTTCCTCCCAGGACAGATGGGgctttccctggagcagggctgggaaggcagcACTCACTGTAGGAGGTCATTAGATCACCTCCTACTGATGACTGGGCCCCAGGGAGGTGCATATGAATGTGTTTACCTACTGCCAGGGGTGGTGGAGCCCACCGGGGTCCAGACAaagacctctcttctctcctgaTGACTCTAGAGGGATCCCAGGCATCTCCAGGGTGTGCAAAGCAGGGGAGGACAGAGATGCGTGGGCACCCAGGTGGTGCACTCCAGACCCACAGGGATCTCTACGCAACTCTTGCTTGttctgcccagccctggcagagcccagctgcctccccatgtctgggagcagcagggccaACTGCTGGTGGCATCCTGGGGGAGCAGTAAGTGGGCTTTTGAGATTCCTGCTAAgccccctctttcttcttttgcatctGCTTTTGGTACGTTCAGATGGATGAGGAGCTCCCTGTCTCTGACATGGAGCTTGCGCTGTGGGGTTGGGCTGGTTGATATGAAGAGCTACATGCGTTTGGGGTCTCCAGTACATAAAGTGCCACCCAGTGCTGCTCCCCATCACCACTGATTCCTCCTGGCTCTTCCCCGGCAGGTACCAGATCCACACAGGGCTGCAGCACTCCATCATCCGCCCTCGGCAGCCCAACTGCCTGCCCCTTGACCAGGTCACCCTGCCCCAGAAGCTGCAGGAAGCCGGCTACTCCACGCACATGGTGGGCAAGTGGCACCTTGGCTTCTACAAGAAGGAATGCCTGCCCACCCGCCGGGGCTTTGACACCTTCCTGGGCTCCCTGACGGGCAATGTGGACTACTACACCTATGACAACTGCGACGGGCCGGGCGTCTGTGGCTATGACCTGCATGAAGGGGAGGATGTGGCTTGGGACCAGAGTGGGAAGTACTCCACCTTGCTCTATGCCCAGCGTGTCAACAAGATCCTGGCATCCCATAACCCCAAGGAGCCCATCTTCATCTACGTGGCCTTCCAAGCGGTCCACACGCCTCTGCAGTCGCCCAAGGAGTACATCTACCGCTACCGCTCCATGGGCAACGTCGCTCGCCGAAAGTATGCCGCCATGGTGACGTGCATGGACGAAGCGGTGAAGAACATCACCTGGGCCCTCAAGAAGTATGGTTATTATGATAACAGCGTGATCGTGTTCTCCACCGACAATGGTGGGCAGACCTTCTCCGGGGGAAGCAACTGGCCACTACGGGGCCGCAAAGGGACATACTGGGAAGGGGGAGTCCGTGGCATCGGTTTTGTCCACAGTCCCCTGATCAAGCGCAAGCGCCGGACCAGCTGGGCACTGGTTCACATCACAGACTGGTACCCGACTCTGGTCAGCCTGGCCAGAGGCAACCTGAGCAACGTCCCAGGTTTGGACGGCTACAATGTCTGGCCTGCCATCAGTGAGGGCAAGGAGTCACCACGAACCGAAATCCTGCACAACATTGATCCCTTGTACAACCACGCGAAGTACGGCTCCTTGGAGGATGGCTTCGGCATCTGGAACACGGCCGTGCAAGCCTCCATCCGGGTCGGGGAGTGGAAGCTCCTCACTGGTGACCCAGGATACAGTGACTGGATCCCCCCACAAACCCTGACCAACTTCCCGGGGAGCTGGTGGAACCTGGAGCGTCTCACCGACGGCCTGAGGAAGTCTGTGTGGCTCTTCAACATCACTGCTGACCCCTACGAGCGCTATGACCTCTCGGACCAGCGCCCAGATGTGGTCAGGACCCTCCTGATGAGGTTGGTGCACTACAACCGGACGGCCATCCCGGTGCGGTACCCTGCGGAGAACCCCCGAGCTCATCCGGACTTCAACGGCGGTGCCTGGGGACCTTGGGCCAGCGAGGATGACGTGGAGGAGTGGGAAGGCATCAGGGAGCCCCTGAAGAGCAGGAACAAGAAGAAGAAGTGCAAGATCTGCAAGCTGCGCTCCTTCTTCCGCAAGCTGAACACCAGGCTCATGTCCAACCGCATCTGATGGGAGACTCCCCCAACATCGACCCAGTCTGGCCAGGGTGGAGCTCTGGACAGCGGTGCCATGGGGTGGGAGCGAGGAAGAGAGATGGATGGGGAGGTGGCCAGCACACTCTTGCTTTCCCTTGCTCTGAGGTTCACCACAAGACACCTCTCCTCTCTGGCTGGACCGGTGGCTGCAGGGAGGTGGTCCTGGTGGGCGAGGAAGGGTGATGTGGGCTCGGCCGCACTGCTTGGTGGTGGTGTAAAATCCGCTGAGCCAGGCTGGCCCATGCACAGCTCCTTCCAAAGAGAGGGACCTTTTCCTCAAGGAATCTGCAGGAAATCACGAGCTTTAAGTGTTGGCCATTGCAACGCCAGGACAAAGTGTGGGACCCTGCAGTGGCAATGCAGAGGGGCTGGCCAGCCCTGGCACCTCTGCCTCCAGGTTGTCCCTCACTGTTTCCCTCTATATAGGTGCTCCTGACCCTCTGCCTGCTGCCAGGCGGTTGCTCCCTTTGCTCTTGCTCTGGGAACTCGAGAGCCTCACCCAAAACCCAAGACCATGGCATTTGTCTATTATAGTTCTTTGTGGAAGGACGGATTCCTGACCATGGATGTCAGACCAGAGACCACCAAGGCTGGACTCAGCCTTGCTGCTACAGGGACCTCACGTGGGGCTGTTGcttctcctttctgctggcttggggggctgggagcagccccagtGAGGAGCTATGGCTCACGGAGACATGCTTGGATGCACTCAGAGGACAGATGGTTCTCCGCAGCCCCACATTTAGGGGGCAGGTTTGTCCCAAGCTCTGGTGGACCTCACATGGGTCAGCCACCCAGCAGACCCTTTCATCCACAGTTCCCCTTGGCCGGACCCCCCATGTGTATGCCTGTAGGCAGCCATGTTCCTCCCCATGTATCCTATGCACCCAACCATCCAGCCACCCCAGCTGCCTCTTCTGAGTGATGTggctgtccccaaccccatgtCCTGCTGCTGAACCTGCCAAAGGAAGATCTTAAGAAGATCTCTGCAGAAGCTGATGTGCGGCTCTGTAGCTGCAGGACTTCAAAGCCATGGCGGGGATGGGGACATCTCCCGCCTGCCAGCTCTGCACCACGTCCCCTCACCGCAGATGGGCACCGCTCCCCCGGCAGCGCACGCGTAGGGGGGGAGACACCTCCCCATCATCCGCCTGCCATGGGGAGCCAGCCCATGCCATTGCCGGGGTCCCCGTGGCTCAGGTGCCGGGGCAGCCAGCAAAGCGCTGTGCCCCCGCGCCTGCGGCGGGGAGCGAGCGTGCGTACGTGTGCTGGGAGCGGAGCTGGCGAGGATGAAAGAGGGTAAAtagctttaaaagcattttggatGCATGGTGCATTTCCATTTACACAATGTGTTTTACATTTCTCCCCACAGGTTTCTCTTGGTGCAGCGTGTGTAGGCGAAGGCCCTGCTGTGAATtttgaaaatagttatttttgtcTCTGGAAAATGAGGCCCGTTAGGACTTGTCAGCTCTTGGATGAGcagtgtgggcttttttttttttttcccttttttttttcccctctctctctctctcccttgcaaAATAACATTCATTTAAAATCTGTCATTGAAAGATGTGACAATTGGCAGCGTGCACGCTGAATACCTTTCAGTGCGCTTTCAAGCCCTGTGTGTGAGAGAGGGACGGGGACGGGAAGAGAATGCAATGACAcgtttgtatttcttttttttttttttttttttttcttttttcttcttactcttAGCTGGATTATTTGGGGGAATTGGGATTTTCTatagaaacaaaggaaagaaaaaaaaaaaaaaaaagctgacagcaGGATAGAGGAGGCCTCTGGTTGTAGAGGTGGGAAGGAGTTTGCAGAGCCGGAGCGTGGCAGTGTGTGTGCCTTGTGCTGGTCCCAGCTGCTCTGCGCACACCCATCACCGCCCTGTCCCGTTGGCCCCCACATCCCTACAGGCATCTCCCCTGTGGTGGCATCAAGGACGGGTTTCAGAGGGGGACTCAGCTCTTCCGTTAGCCCCAAGATGCCCCATCTCCATAAGTTGCTCCACAGGAACCGGGTCCCGCGGCATCACCCCAGCCGAGGTGAGCCCCGGGAGGATGCTGCACATCCTCCAACTACCTCAACCAGCCAGCCTGGTCCCCCAGGACACACATGGCCACCGTGGCCATCGGTAGCAGGGCTGTGGTGCCAGCTGCCATTTGGCAAAGCCAACCGGCTGCTGAATATGAAGCAACACTTcgctgaagaagaggaggctgctggaggctgagccggaggagggcagggggtgacggctgcggGGGGCTCGGGCATGAATCATGGCAAAGGGGGAACTGGTGCTGGAGGAAGCGGGAGAGTGGAACTGGCCATGGGGCGGCGACAAGGCTCGGGAAACGGCTTTCATTTCCATATTTATATAAACACATCCAAGTTTagtccttcttttatttttttttttcttcaaaaatggaaatttccatgaaaacatgtttgatttttctcccttcactTTTACTAATATCCCCATGAAAAGGTTCGTCTGGTCTTGCTTAATTCCCAGTTTCTGATCTGCTGGGCTGATGCCGGATTCGCGCAGTCAGCGTAGCCATAGCGTTTGATctgcattcttctttttttttttttttttaattaaaaaaagttgcattctgaatttttacaaaaagaaacaGTTGAAGGAAAGTCTTATTCTCCAAAACCAAAGAGGAGAAGCAGGCAGGGGCGTCTCTGGGCGCTTGGAGAGAGCAGATCCTCCAGGCTGAGGACAGCAGTTGTCCTTCACTGCTGTTTCCAGTCCTGCTATATCCGAAAGttgggctgggaaggggcaggtGGTGGCTGCTGCGTGGGCTCCCCATCCCACAACTACTCATTAATGgcctctgggggaaaaaaatgcagcaatgtGCCAAAATCCCGTGTTTTCACACAGTCGAAGCCCCTTGGAAGTGCCTGTGTGCTCTGGCTGCCAAGGGGTTAATGCAGCTGGTGAGATGCTCGGGTGGTggagctccctgcccagccctgatGCTGCACCCAGGATCAGGGCTGGGCAGATGGGCTGgactctcccctccttcccaacCACCCTTCAAAGAGCCATCCGTGTGAGCCCAGGGCTGCTCCAAACCCCGGACGGGAGCTGGGTGCAGGACGGAGCCCTGCAAaggggggcagggggatgtgtcTGGGGCCATcagggctctgggctgggaggaGATGATGGCAGGAAAGGATGGAAGGGTAGTGTCCTCCCTCAGGATGAACTGTCTGCCTCCACCCTGCCGGCTGGAGGGAATCGAGATGGGGATGCCATGGGGATgtggatgaggatgggatgggatgggatggggatggggatgaggatgggatggagatgatggagatgggGATAGGATGGGGATGAGGGTGGCTCA includes:
- the ARSI gene encoding arylsulfatase I, with product MAVYALTGFSLVSLLSFGYLSWDWMKPSLVADVATDPMEKSLPPTFSRPPHIIFILTDDQGYHDVGYHGSDIQTPTLDRLAAEGVKLENYYIQPICTPSRSQLITGRYQIHTGLQHSIIRPRQPNCLPLDQVTLPQKLQEAGYSTHMVGKWHLGFYKKECLPTRRGFDTFLGSLTGNVDYYTYDNCDGPGVCGYDLHEGEDVAWDQSGKYSTLLYAQRVNKILASHNPKEPIFIYVAFQAVHTPLQSPKEYIYRYRSMGNVARRKYAAMVTCMDEAVKNITWALKKYGYYDNSVIVFSTDNGGQTFSGGSNWPLRGRKGTYWEGGVRGIGFVHSPLIKRKRRTSWALVHITDWYPTLVSLARGNLSNVPGLDGYNVWPAISEGKESPRTEILHNIDPLYNHAKYGSLEDGFGIWNTAVQASIRVGEWKLLTGDPGYSDWIPPQTLTNFPGSWWNLERLTDGLRKSVWLFNITADPYERYDLSDQRPDVVRTLLMRLVHYNRTAIPVRYPAENPRAHPDFNGGAWGPWASEDDVEEWEGIREPLKSRNKKKKCKICKLRSFFRKLNTRLMSNRI